A genomic window from Gemmatimonadaceae bacterium includes:
- a CDS encoding SRPBCC domain-containing protein, translated as MSPLPTALDEMTLDFAKETRVRASLDDTFAALLEELGPEMLGMADAPMPMVLEAFPGGRWMRDLGDGNGHCWGNVQAIRRPTLLEIAGPMMMSFAVASNLQYRLRSEGDETVLTLRHTALGLFPEGYRENITTGWTAISERVQRRFAARS; from the coding sequence ATGTCACCGCTGCCCACCGCACTGGATGAAATGACGCTGGACTTCGCAAAGGAGACCCGCGTCCGCGCCTCACTCGACGACACCTTCGCCGCGCTCCTCGAGGAACTCGGCCCGGAGATGCTCGGAATGGCCGATGCGCCGATGCCGATGGTCCTCGAGGCCTTCCCCGGCGGCCGCTGGATGCGCGACCTCGGCGACGGCAACGGACACTGCTGGGGCAACGTCCAGGCCATCCGCCGGCCCACGCTGCTCGAGATCGCCGGCCCGATGATGATGTCCTTCGCGGTGGCCTCGAACCTCCAGTACCGCCTGCGCAGCGAGGGCGACGAGACGGTCCTCACCCTGCGCCACACGGCGCTGGGCCTGTTCCCGGAAGGCTACCGCGAGAACATCACCACCGGCTGGACGGCCATCTCCGAACGCGTGCAGCGCCGCTTCGCCGCCCGCAGCTGA
- a CDS encoding prolyl oligopeptidase family serine peptidase: MRSLVLVAALLAAVPDTASAQRSQRYELRVGARTRSAEVRVPRAPAAAGAMRPRVIVLHGGGGNAENAERMTGFTALVEREGIVVAYPNGSARRERRELLLTWNARHCCGPAMEREVDDVGFLRALIDTLVATQAVDPRRVFVTGMSNGGMMSHVAALRLGDKVAAIAPVVGTLFGDEPPPAAPVRAIIFNGMRDESVPFDGGTPGGVGRGAWRRDARPSLEQGVYWARANGCGLEPQRDSVANVVTYRWPCPRGREVELHAVVDGGHAWPGGRSGRRVGADRVSSTPDATAMMWAFFARQ, from the coding sequence ATGCGATCACTCGTGCTTGTCGCGGCGCTGCTCGCCGCCGTTCCCGATACTGCGAGCGCGCAGCGTAGCCAGCGCTACGAACTCCGTGTCGGCGCGCGCACCCGGAGCGCCGAGGTGCGCGTCCCGCGCGCGCCGGCGGCCGCGGGCGCGATGCGCCCGCGGGTCATCGTCCTGCACGGCGGTGGCGGGAACGCCGAGAACGCGGAGCGGATGACCGGCTTCACCGCCCTGGTGGAGCGCGAGGGGATCGTGGTGGCGTATCCCAACGGCAGCGCGCGCCGCGAGCGCCGCGAACTGCTGCTTACGTGGAACGCGCGGCACTGCTGCGGCCCGGCGATGGAGCGCGAGGTGGACGACGTCGGCTTCCTCAGGGCGCTGATTGACACGCTCGTCGCCACTCAGGCCGTGGACCCTCGGCGCGTGTTCGTCACGGGGATGTCGAACGGCGGGATGATGAGCCACGTGGCCGCGCTCCGTCTCGGGGACAAGGTGGCGGCGATCGCCCCCGTGGTGGGCACACTGTTTGGCGACGAGCCGCCGCCGGCGGCGCCGGTGCGCGCCATCATCTTCAACGGGATGCGGGACGAGAGCGTCCCCTTCGATGGCGGTACGCCGGGCGGCGTGGGGCGTGGCGCTTGGCGGCGCGACGCCCGGCCGTCGTTGGAGCAGGGGGTGTACTGGGCGCGGGCCAACGGCTGCGGCCTCGAACCGCAGCGCGATTCGGTGGCGAATGTCGTCACCTACCGCTGGCCCTGTCCGCGCGGGCGCGAGGTGGAACTGCACGCTGTCGTGGACGGCGGCCACGCCTGGCCAGGTGGGCGCAGCGGCCGACGGGTGGGGGCGGACCGGGTGTCGTCCACCCCCGATGCCACGGCGATGATGTGGGCGTTCTTCGCGCGGCAGTAG
- a CDS encoding DUF2188 domain-containing protein, giving the protein MAKKDVHTTPNPAGNGWVNRVGGKPTGVTHRTQDAAARSGRSIARDQKSEHFIHGRNGQIREKNSYGPDKFPPKG; this is encoded by the coding sequence ATGGCCAAGAAGGACGTTCACACGACGCCGAATCCGGCTGGGAACGGGTGGGTGAACCGCGTCGGCGGTAAGCCGACAGGAGTGACCCACCGGACCCAGGACGCCGCCGCTCGCTCCGGCCGCTCGATTGCGCGAGACCAGAAGTCGGAGCACTTCATCCACGGGCGCAACGGGCAGATCCGGGAGAAGAACAGCTACGGGCCCGACAAATTCCCGCCCAAGGGGTGA
- a CDS encoding type II toxin-antitoxin system RelE/ParE family toxin, which translates to MTWRIVYRLDEDAVVILDVFAKKTGQTPKHVIDTCKARLKRYDSA; encoded by the coding sequence GTGACGTGGCGCATCGTGTATCGGTTGGACGAGGATGCTGTGGTGATCCTCGACGTGTTCGCGAAGAAGACGGGGCAGACGCCCAAGCACGTGATTGACACCTGCAAGGCTCGGCTGAAGCGCTACGACAGCGCGTGA
- a CDS encoding XRE family transcriptional regulator produces MRKEKRQRLEAAGWKVGTAQDFLGLTDEEAALVAVRAELARVLKETRVERHWTQTQLAEALGSSQSRVAKMEAADRSVSLDLLVRSLIVSGASGAKIGEAFATVGRKRPARKSA; encoded by the coding sequence ATGCGCAAGGAGAAGCGCCAGCGCCTGGAGGCGGCTGGCTGGAAGGTCGGAACCGCCCAGGACTTTCTCGGGCTGACGGACGAGGAGGCGGCGCTGGTCGCGGTGCGCGCCGAACTGGCCCGCGTCCTGAAGGAGACGCGTGTCGAGCGCCACTGGACCCAGACGCAGCTTGCCGAGGCGCTGGGGTCGAGCCAGTCTCGCGTGGCGAAGATGGAAGCGGCGGACAGGTCGGTATCGCTCGACCTCTTGGTGCGCTCCCTAATCGTATCAGGGGCCTCGGGCGCGAAGATCGGCGAAGCGTTCGCGACAGTCGGCCGTAAGCGTCCCGCGCGGAAGTCCGCCTAA
- a CDS encoding DinB family protein, translating to MSLAAQLVQELEQEAAVTRRVLERVPKDKFDWAPAPKTRTLGQLAMHIATNPGSTMALAAANPSHMPEMTDATPHSRAQLLAALDESVLAAKTLLAPMTDAQVTERWTVLAGGKEVLAMPRNAFLRAVFLNHWYHHRGQLTTYLRLLGETVPAIYGPSADENPFA from the coding sequence ATGTCCCTCGCCGCACAGCTGGTCCAGGAGCTCGAGCAGGAAGCCGCCGTCACCCGCCGCGTCCTCGAGCGCGTCCCCAAAGACAAGTTCGACTGGGCGCCCGCCCCCAAGACGCGCACGCTCGGCCAACTCGCGATGCACATCGCCACCAACCCGGGCAGCACGATGGCCCTGGCCGCCGCGAACCCGTCGCATATGCCGGAGATGACGGACGCCACGCCACACTCACGCGCCCAGTTGCTGGCCGCGCTCGACGAAAGCGTCCTCGCCGCCAAGACCCTCCTCGCCCCGATGACGGACGCGCAGGTCACGGAGCGCTGGACGGTGCTGGCTGGGGGCAAGGAGGTCCTCGCGATGCCGCGCAACGCGTTCCTGCGCGCGGTGTTCCTGAACCACTGGTACCATCACCGCGGGCAACTCACGACGTACCTGCGGCTGCTGGGTGAGACGGTGCCGGCGATCTATGGGCCGAGTGCGGATGAGAATCCGTTTGCGTAG
- a CDS encoding YdeI/OmpD-associated family protein, translated as MPPVQVETSRIRPFPTPQAFQTWLSTHHASAPELWLRIYKKDSGVQTITYAEALDIALCYGWIDGIRKSYDATSFLQRFTPRRPKSVWSQVNRDHIARLIKEKRMTPHGLKQVEAAKQDGRWDAAYAPIRAATPGSLPKDLRAAIKANAKAERSFKTLTKMNIFALAYRTNAMRTPAGRERKIAALVAMLARGETITPQAKPAAKKK; from the coding sequence ATGCCCCCAGTTCAAGTAGAGACCTCTCGCATCCGCCCCTTCCCCACCCCCCAAGCCTTCCAAACCTGGCTCTCCACCCACCACGCCTCCGCCCCAGAACTCTGGCTCCGCATCTATAAAAAGGACTCCGGCGTCCAAACCATCACCTACGCCGAAGCCCTCGACATCGCCCTCTGCTACGGCTGGATCGACGGCATCCGCAAGTCCTACGACGCCACCTCCTTCCTCCAACGCTTCACCCCGCGCCGCCCCAAGAGCGTCTGGAGCCAGGTCAACCGCGATCACATCGCGCGCCTTATCAAGGAGAAGCGGATGACCCCGCACGGCCTGAAGCAGGTCGAGGCCGCCAAGCAGGACGGCCGTTGGGACGCCGCCTACGCGCCCATCCGCGCGGCCACGCCGGGCAGCCTCCCCAAGGACCTGCGCGCCGCCATCAAGGCCAACGCCAAGGCCGAGCGCAGCTTCAAGACGCTCACCAAGATGAACATCTTCGCCCTCGCCTACCGCACCAACGCGATGCGCACGCCCGCCGGCCGCGAGCGCAAGATCGCCGCCCTGGTCGCAATGCTCGCCCGCGGCGAGACGATCACGCCGCAAGCCAAGCCGGCCGCCAAGAAGAAGTAG
- a CDS encoding Mov34/MPN/PAD-1 family protein, whose protein sequence is MRHTFETEVARKAGVETGGVLVGFSDSRLDAFVVTAASGPGPKSRHTRHSFNRDREFCQAFLDRHASASEGCVDFLGEWHSHPEPDPHPSPTDASTYRALAASGEANTPQPVVLIVGTEPVQRRGRRPTEMYLGVNGFLFQDHGLTQRPIRWLVDGPYLDLLLGDV, encoded by the coding sequence GTGAGGCATACGTTCGAGACTGAGGTCGCGCGCAAGGCGGGAGTAGAGACCGGCGGGGTTCTCGTCGGCTTCTCGGACTCTCGGCTCGATGCGTTTGTGGTTACAGCGGCAAGCGGTCCCGGGCCGAAATCTCGTCACACGCGACATTCGTTCAACCGTGATCGGGAGTTCTGCCAGGCGTTTCTAGACCGTCACGCTTCGGCGAGCGAGGGTTGCGTCGACTTCCTGGGGGAGTGGCACAGCCACCCAGAACCTGACCCCCATCCGAGCCCAACGGATGCGTCGACATACAGAGCGCTGGCTGCAAGCGGCGAGGCGAATACCCCACAGCCAGTCGTACTCATCGTCGGAACCGAGCCGGTCCAACGGCGAGGCCGGCGGCCAACCGAGATGTACCTAGGAGTGAATGGCTTTCTGTTCCAGGATCACGGGCTCACACAGCGTCCCATCAGGTGGCTCGTGGACGGGCCGTATCTCGATCTTCTGCTTGGTGACGTGTAG
- a CDS encoding winged helix-turn-helix transcriptional regulator, whose protein sequence is MPRAATTSDAFNAIAEPRRRAILDFLAEDERPVTDIIKRLRLAQPSVSKHLGVLRRVGLVSQRRHGRQILYRTNPAQLKAIHDWTRRFERFWTTQLDRIKDRAERRAATP, encoded by the coding sequence GTGCCACGCGCCGCCACCACCTCCGACGCCTTCAACGCCATCGCCGAGCCTCGGCGGCGCGCGATCCTCGACTTCCTCGCCGAGGATGAGCGCCCGGTCACGGACATCATCAAGCGCCTGCGCCTCGCCCAGCCCTCGGTCTCCAAGCACCTCGGCGTCCTGCGCCGCGTCGGCCTGGTCTCGCAGCGCCGCCACGGACGGCAGATCCTCTACCGCACGAATCCCGCGCAGCTCAAGGCGATCCACGACTGGACCCGCCGCTTCGAACGCTTCTGGACCACACAGCTCGACCGCATCAAGGACCGCGCCGAACGGCGCGCCGCCACGCCCTGA
- a CDS encoding ThiF family adenylyltransferase: MQEELEPWVVGHGIERAIEGAEDWFRGYVSGVFANEVPAGELLAYLEPEAAFVRTVLIPGHALEHGGPSHGTLVLEWDKHSDEKPSLAIAGQRRWKGGKTSETVVRDENTKFWRSLRLDQNTVNANRFGNVEALWFRIEAEPTPFHDLAGFEEVLDTHLDIKREQWRAMAGQVLDKHARQRGFLPIVLEFKRCRRGASDHGPDYEWLVVSLEWPRLGKDVRRNPKLLGHEFWSKVELRGVPSYFVRPEDLRRRVGNRYASNEQARALAEARIVIVGVGALGSTVARSLAAMGAGNVVLVDPDSVSPGNVIRHEARFPDIGKAKVRAIRQVLMETNPHVAVSPQLGTRQADGSFDRMILDPSTVPALVIATVAIKAADSHIDDLARRAPRAIPVLHAWLMGEAQVLRAFVYRAGRTACLYCNGLFEKEQLDGRREWGYVGQPAGTSEPFYEASCTTPAFPGAGNSNALAAHIVVEMALDVVHDRLEDDQSHWVFAGNRICDVDPKYPVPPLTIDRRGFRPHPECPVCSGEAMGGGLSEEDQAEYDSALAAIPSK; this comes from the coding sequence ATGCAGGAGGAGCTCGAACCCTGGGTTGTTGGTCACGGCATCGAGCGGGCGATCGAGGGTGCTGAGGACTGGTTTCGCGGCTACGTCAGTGGGGTCTTCGCCAACGAGGTGCCCGCTGGTGAACTTCTGGCGTATCTGGAACCGGAAGCGGCATTTGTTCGGACGGTCCTGATCCCCGGTCATGCTCTTGAGCACGGGGGGCCTTCGCACGGCACGCTCGTGCTGGAATGGGACAAGCATTCAGATGAGAAGCCGAGTCTGGCAATCGCGGGGCAACGGCGGTGGAAGGGGGGCAAGACCTCTGAAACAGTGGTTCGCGACGAGAATACGAAGTTCTGGCGATCACTCCGGCTCGATCAGAACACCGTCAATGCGAACAGGTTTGGTAACGTCGAGGCACTTTGGTTTCGCATCGAGGCGGAACCGACGCCCTTCCACGATTTGGCTGGCTTCGAGGAGGTTTTGGATACACACCTCGACATCAAGCGAGAGCAGTGGAGAGCCATGGCCGGCCAGGTGCTCGACAAGCATGCTCGCCAGCGAGGTTTTCTTCCGATCGTCCTCGAGTTCAAACGTTGCCGCCGCGGTGCGAGCGATCACGGTCCGGATTACGAATGGTTGGTCGTGAGCCTTGAGTGGCCAAGGTTGGGGAAGGACGTTCGCAGAAACCCGAAGCTCCTTGGCCACGAGTTCTGGTCGAAGGTGGAGCTTCGGGGCGTGCCGTCCTATTTCGTTCGCCCCGAGGATCTACGGCGGCGAGTTGGCAATCGATACGCATCGAACGAGCAGGCGAGAGCGCTAGCGGAAGCCAGAATCGTGATCGTTGGCGTCGGGGCACTCGGGTCGACGGTGGCTCGTAGCCTCGCGGCCATGGGGGCCGGAAACGTTGTTCTGGTTGATCCCGATTCGGTGTCACCCGGCAACGTGATCAGGCATGAGGCCCGGTTCCCCGATATCGGGAAGGCCAAGGTGCGGGCGATTCGTCAGGTCCTGATGGAGACGAACCCCCACGTTGCAGTGTCACCGCAGTTGGGTACTAGGCAGGCTGATGGCTCTTTCGATCGAATGATTCTTGATCCATCAACCGTGCCGGCGCTCGTGATCGCGACCGTGGCGATCAAAGCGGCGGACTCGCACATCGATGACCTGGCGCGTCGTGCGCCACGTGCGATCCCTGTTCTGCACGCCTGGCTGATGGGCGAAGCACAGGTGCTTCGCGCATTTGTCTACCGCGCAGGTCGTACGGCATGCTTGTACTGCAACGGTCTGTTCGAGAAGGAGCAGCTCGATGGAAGGCGCGAGTGGGGATATGTCGGACAGCCTGCTGGCACCAGCGAGCCATTCTACGAGGCGAGCTGCACAACCCCCGCCTTTCCAGGTGCGGGCAATTCCAACGCGCTGGCGGCGCACATCGTGGTGGAGATGGCTCTCGACGTCGTGCATGATCGGCTGGAGGATGATCAGAGTCACTGGGTCTTCGCTGGCAACCGGATCTGCGACGTTGATCCGAAGTATCCGGTTCCACCGTTGACGATCGATCGACGAGGGTTCCGGCCGCATCCGGAGTGCCCAGTGTGTTCTGGCGAAGCGATGGGTGGCGGGCTCTCGGAGGAAGACCAGGCGGAGTATGACAGTGCATTGGCTGCCATTCCGTCGAAGTAG